In Rutidosis leptorrhynchoides isolate AG116_Rl617_1_P2 chromosome 2, CSIRO_AGI_Rlap_v1, whole genome shotgun sequence, one genomic interval encodes:
- the LOC139890053 gene encoding uncharacterized protein → MRKSWFETESYGTGKIWLGDGNGSAKWGRTRDELQDLIGLMQQAMLRPDSPDSWAWAPGPNGRFTTKHLTEIIDSILLQGNNIALGILRNSLIPKKVELFVWIARKGRLPILPELDKRGIDLNSIRCPLCDDDIESLDHYLVSCKIAKDIWVKIFEWWKLGPIPSCDIHTLLNGDTGQNFSGLGKSIWQGVIWTTSYLIWKNRNNKVFKNKCWNVPVAVSEIQVKCFEWIAKRCKEKNMEWHDWLHNPSSYVL, encoded by the coding sequence ATGCGGAAGTCATGGTTCGAGACAGAGTCGTATGGGACGGGGAAAATTTGGTTGGGCGATGGCAATGGATCCGCGAAGTGGGGCAGAACACGTGATGAACTACAAGACCTTATTGGACTAATGCAACAGGCCATGCTTCGGCCTGATTCTCCCGATTCATGGGCTTGGGCTCCTGGTCCAAATGGGCGGTTCACAACTAAACACCTAACCGAAATAATTGACTCCATATTGCTTCAAGGGAACAACATTGCGCTAGGTATCCTACGTAATAGTCTAATTCCTAAAAAGGTGGAATTATTTGTATGGATAGCAAGGAAAGGTAGACTTCCAATTTTGCCGGAACTAGACAAGAGAGGAATTGATCTAAATTCGATACGTTGCCCACTTTGTGACGATGATATTGAAAGTTTAGACCATTACTTAGTTTCGTGCAAGATTGCGAAGGATATTTGGGTTAAAATTTTCGAGTGGTGGAAGTTGGGACCAATTCCAAGTTGTGACATTCATACTCTTCTAAATGGGGACACGGGTCAAAACTTCTCGGGTCTAGGCAAGTCTATTTGGCAAGGGGTTATTTGGACGACTTCTTATCTAATTTGGAAGAACCGAAACAACAAAGTCTTCAAGAACAAATGTTGGAACGTTCCGGTTGCGGTTAGTGAGATTCAAGTCAAATGTTTCGAATGGATTGCGAAGAGATGCAAGGAAAAGAATATGGAATGGCATGATTGGCTACACAATCCTTCGAGTTATGTTTTGTAA